The Desulfovibrio sp. Huiquan2017 genome includes a window with the following:
- a CDS encoding HlyD family efflux transporter periplasmic adaptor subunit, producing MRKVVIIIIVSVVLLGGGGYWGYRAFLCSDCPTSSELVLYGNVDIRQVNLAFKDNERIRDVLVEEGDVVKAGQTLARLQTRRLEAEITALKAGVDAQKYMVIQLENGFRPEEIQQARAEERQAQAERELTRRTYERQVRLLKSGANAQQDLDDALARYDVAKAKYQVAVQNRILKEKGPRWEEIASAKASLHKLEADLETLQVKLAESVLHAPKAAVVRSRNLEPGDMASAQSPVFTLSVMDPKWVRTYIPEDKLGRIKPGMPGYAVSDSWPNKRFEGRIGFISSTAEFTPRSVETPELRTSLVYEVRLNVHDPENELRLGMPVTVHLEPAADPNAQPADGN from the coding sequence ATGCGCAAAGTTGTCATTATCATCATCGTGTCGGTGGTACTCCTCGGCGGCGGGGGGTACTGGGGCTACAGGGCGTTTCTTTGCAGCGACTGCCCGACCTCCAGCGAACTGGTCCTCTACGGCAATGTGGACATCCGTCAGGTCAACCTCGCCTTCAAGGACAACGAACGAATCCGGGACGTCCTCGTCGAGGAAGGCGACGTGGTAAAGGCGGGACAGACCCTGGCCCGGTTGCAGACCCGGCGGCTGGAAGCCGAAATAACGGCTCTCAAGGCGGGAGTGGACGCCCAGAAATATATGGTCATCCAATTGGAAAACGGATTCAGACCCGAAGAAATCCAGCAAGCGCGGGCCGAGGAACGGCAGGCCCAGGCCGAGCGGGAGCTCACCCGGCGGACCTACGAACGGCAGGTGCGGTTGCTCAAGAGCGGGGCCAACGCGCAGCAGGATCTTGACGACGCCCTGGCCCGATATGATGTGGCCAAGGCCAAATACCAGGTGGCGGTGCAGAATCGAATTTTGAAGGAAAAGGGACCCCGGTGGGAGGAGATAGCCTCGGCCAAGGCGTCCCTGCACAAGCTTGAGGCCGACCTGGAGACCCTTCAGGTAAAGCTGGCCGAAAGCGTACTCCACGCTCCCAAGGCCGCGGTGGTCCGCAGCCGCAACCTGGAGCCGGGCGACATGGCCTCCGCCCAGAGCCCGGTCTTCACCCTGAGCGTCATGGACCCCAAATGGGTCCGGACCTACATCCCCGAGGACAAGCTCGGACGGATCAAGCCAGGCATGCCAGGCTACGCAGTGTCCGACTCATGGCCGAACAAGCGGTTCGAGGGCCGGATCGGATTCATCTCCTCCACCGCGGAATTCACGCCCCGGTCCGTGGAAACGCCGGAGTTGCGGACCTCCCTTGTCTACGAAGTCCGCCTGAACGTCCACGATCCCGAAAACGAATTACGCCTGGGCATGCCGGTCACGGTCCACCTTGAGCCCGCGGCGGACCCCAACGCGCAGCCCGCCGACGGGAATTAG
- a CDS encoding MarR family transcriptional regulator: MFFLKDFPDEEMVARLRQVLPTADADRVQIFLRLLVLGSECLSHLDRLLERHGLSHSRWLVLMLLRRREVWRALPSELAREQGITRATMSGLTQRLEKQGLITRQPDDHDKRQTVIVLTPDGASLIERVLPQCVALMEQVLSPLEGNEKNEFKRLIAKLFPLRA, translated from the coding sequence ATGTTTTTCCTGAAGGACTTTCCCGACGAAGAGATGGTCGCCCGCCTGCGGCAGGTGCTCCCCACGGCCGATGCGGACCGGGTGCAGATCTTCCTCCGCCTGCTTGTTTTGGGCAGCGAATGCCTGTCCCATCTGGACCGGCTGCTCGAAAGGCACGGCCTGAGCCACAGCCGCTGGCTCGTGCTCATGCTGCTGCGGCGCAGGGAGGTCTGGCGGGCCCTGCCTTCGGAACTGGCTCGGGAACAGGGCATCACCCGGGCGACCATGTCGGGGCTGACCCAACGCCTGGAGAAGCAGGGGTTGATCACCAGGCAGCCCGACGACCACGACAAACGGCAAACCGTGATCGTCTTGACGCCGGACGGTGCATCCCTGATAGAGCGTGTCCTGCCGCAATGCGTCGCGCTCATGGAGCAGGTCCTCTCTCCGCTGGAGGGAAATGAAAAAAACGAATTCAAACGGTTGATCGCAAAATTGTTTCCCCTGCGCGCCTGA
- a CDS encoding MerR family transcriptional regulator, whose protein sequence is MEDLQDFKRYKIGQAAKAIGVKTYVLRFWEGEFDEIDPIRTESGQRLYTEEHLEIIREIKRLLYDEGLTIDGAKKKLRAREHGDILCEVRDELLSIRDLLRR, encoded by the coding sequence ATGGAAGATTTACAGGATTTCAAGCGGTACAAGATCGGGCAAGCCGCCAAGGCAATCGGGGTCAAGACCTACGTGCTCCGGTTTTGGGAGGGCGAGTTCGACGAAATCGACCCCATCCGCACCGAGAGCGGGCAGCGCCTGTATACCGAGGAACACCTGGAGATCATCCGTGAAATAAAGCGGCTCCTCTACGACGAAGGGCTGACCATCGACGGGGCCAAGAAAAAACTGCGCGCCCGAGAACACGGCGACATCTTGTGCGAAGTGCGCGACGAGTTGCTGTCCATCCGGGATCTCCTGCGGCGCTAA
- a CDS encoding ATP-binding cassette domain-containing protein: protein MPEARAASPLTVKGLRKTFARGKGRVEALCGISFDLEPGSVNALLGPDGAGKTTLIRLATGVMAPDSGVVTVLGMDSVRQARDIQAAIGYMPQRFGLYEDLTVQENLNLYADLQGVGREVRGKRYESLMEMTNLAPFTGRLAGRLSGGMKQKLGLACSLLKTPQFLLLDEPTVGVDPLSRRELWSIVDTLVRQDNITVLVSTAYLDEAARCDRVFILQDGKMIGQGTPDSFIGQAEGRTWRVKPETTPRVVQSRLFGKPEIVDATLESGRVRVVTREAEVPEVLFREAGAGTPKPVDPLFEDGFMLLLNRDAQAEPQALNVSKVHGTGDDTAIRVTGLERRFGDFYAVKGLEFSVRRGEIFGLLGPNGAGKSTTFRMLCGLLPATGGTLEVGGLNLRRAAAKARKNLGYMAQKFSLYGQLSVLENLNFFSKVYGLSGSHREERVQWAMKELDLTEQADATSGELPFGFRQRLSLACALMHEPDILFLDEPTSGVDPLARRQFWARINSLAEQGVTVVVTTHFMEEAEYCDRMLIMMAGELLAQGTPDEIRQYAGSGDDATIEEAFITLVEERRARQKEG, encoded by the coding sequence ATGCCGGAAGCTCGCGCCGCTTCACCCCTGACGGTCAAGGGCCTGCGCAAGACCTTCGCCCGGGGCAAAGGCCGTGTGGAGGCCTTGTGCGGCATCTCCTTCGACCTTGAGCCCGGCAGCGTCAACGCCCTGCTCGGCCCCGACGGCGCAGGCAAGACCACGCTCATCCGCCTGGCCACGGGCGTCATGGCCCCGGACTCCGGCGTCGTGACCGTGCTCGGCATGGACTCCGTCAGGCAGGCCCGGGACATCCAGGCGGCCATCGGCTACATGCCCCAGCGCTTCGGCCTGTACGAGGACCTGACCGTACAGGAGAACCTGAATCTTTACGCGGACCTCCAAGGCGTGGGCCGCGAGGTACGCGGCAAGCGCTACGAATCCCTGATGGAAATGACCAACTTGGCCCCGTTTACCGGACGACTGGCCGGGCGCTTGTCCGGGGGGATGAAGCAAAAGCTCGGGCTGGCCTGCTCCCTGCTCAAGACCCCGCAATTCCTGCTCCTGGATGAGCCCACGGTGGGCGTGGACCCTCTGTCCCGCCGCGAGCTGTGGTCCATCGTGGACACCCTGGTCCGGCAGGACAACATCACCGTGCTGGTCAGCACCGCCTATCTGGACGAGGCCGCGCGCTGCGACCGGGTCTTCATCCTCCAGGACGGCAAAATGATCGGCCAGGGCACGCCGGACTCGTTTATCGGCCAGGCCGAAGGCCGGACCTGGCGGGTCAAACCCGAAACCACGCCACGCGTGGTGCAGAGCCGCCTCTTCGGAAAACCGGAGATCGTCGACGCCACTCTGGAGTCGGGCCGGGTCCGCGTGGTCACCCGGGAGGCCGAAGTGCCCGAGGTCCTGTTCCGCGAAGCCGGAGCCGGAACCCCCAAGCCCGTCGATCCGCTCTTCGAAGATGGATTCATGCTACTGCTCAACCGGGACGCCCAGGCGGAGCCCCAAGCCCTGAATGTGTCCAAAGTGCATGGGACCGGCGACGACACGGCCATCCGGGTCACCGGGCTGGAAAGGCGCTTCGGTGATTTTTATGCGGTCAAGGGACTGGAATTTTCCGTCCGACGAGGAGAGATATTCGGCCTGCTCGGCCCCAACGGAGCGGGCAAATCCACTACCTTCCGCATGCTTTGCGGCCTGCTCCCCGCCACGGGGGGAACCCTGGAAGTGGGCGGGCTGAATCTGCGCCGGGCCGCGGCCAAGGCCCGAAAGAACCTGGGCTACATGGCCCAGAAATTCTCCCTCTACGGGCAGCTTTCCGTGCTGGAAAACCTCAACTTCTTCAGCAAGGTCTACGGGCTGTCCGGCTCTCACCGCGAGGAGCGCGTGCAATGGGCCATGAAGGAGCTGGATCTGACCGAACAGGCCGACGCCACCTCCGGCGAACTGCCTTTCGGCTTCCGGCAACGCCTCTCCCTGGCCTGCGCCCTGATGCACGAGCCAGACATCCTCTTTCTGGATGAGCCCACATCCGGCGTGGACCCCCTGGCCCGGCGGCAATTCTGGGCCAGAATAAACTCCCTGGCCGAACAGGGCGTGACCGTGGTGGTCACCACGCATTTCATGGAAGAGGCCGAATACTGCGACCGCATGCTGATCATGATGGCCGGGGAGCTGCTGGCCCAGGGCACGCCGGACGAAATCCGCCAATACGCCGGAAGCGGCGACGACGCGACCATCGAAGAGGCCTTCATCACCCTCGTCGAAGAACGCCGGGCGCGGCAAAAGGAGGGATGA
- a CDS encoding AsmA family protein, which translates to MGNFLKFGLIGLGACLFLCALSVLIFAAVFDPNDYKDRISRAVFLKTGRTLSFDGDISLTFFPVPGVSLGGLSLGNADGFGSEPMLSVRSAHVTVRLLPLFAGKIRFRRLELDGPVLNLGRNVLGGTNWDDLVGRKPDAAGAGAEAGRSAFGLDVAGLAVTDGRLIWDDRETGVRGVLRGIEAATGRTGRDGLFPVKLSVDIDCGTPDVNGTLTLEGRASFDPANLRCRLAGMRASVKASGAFLPGGAVHGNLTLRSLTVDFNRAEARFAGLEGTAYGATLLADGAVRGEGHGLGMASADLTLRPTDLRKVFAGLGVPLPDTADPQALTEVGGTAKVEFKPGRLTVENGELSVDGCRVTGRGVVERGGAWPRFTVQLEAGEVDVDRYLPLGRAVGGASRAWTRGELPDGAVLPAEILRRLDFDLDVKAAGLSLGGARFTNVAASAVCRAGLLTVDPLSAEGYGGVVRVAGNVDVQQGEPVVRIRSTAAHLDVGGLARDVTGGAEYAGILDCAADLNGRGERAPELLGTLGGELSFKLSDGVFPGVDLVRMARTTHSAKGRDTVESTRTDATRFGSIAGTATVKDGIVSNKDLEVKAPGLRADGHGAFSLVTRKIDYMVKAKLVPTGEGQGGKSSGELFGIMVPIHVTGTIDEPHYWVSVQEYAKALGGAVIDTVGTVLGGVGSVVRGVGSAIGGGTTSEEPGRKKFLGIF; encoded by the coding sequence ATGGGCAACTTCTTGAAATTCGGGCTGATCGGCCTGGGCGCGTGTCTCTTCCTGTGCGCGCTCTCGGTGCTCATTTTCGCGGCCGTGTTCGATCCCAACGACTACAAGGACCGCATCAGCCGAGCCGTGTTTCTGAAGACGGGTCGAACCCTGTCCTTTGACGGCGACATTTCCCTGACCTTTTTTCCTGTTCCCGGTGTGAGCCTGGGGGGGCTTTCCCTGGGCAACGCCGACGGATTCGGCTCCGAGCCCATGCTTTCGGTGCGGTCGGCCCACGTGACCGTGCGCCTGCTGCCGTTGTTTGCGGGCAAGATTCGGTTTCGGCGGCTCGAATTGGACGGGCCGGTCCTGAATCTGGGACGGAATGTATTGGGCGGGACCAACTGGGACGATCTGGTTGGCCGGAAGCCGGACGCGGCCGGTGCGGGCGCGGAAGCCGGGCGGAGCGCCTTCGGCCTGGACGTGGCCGGTTTGGCCGTAACCGATGGCAGGTTGATCTGGGATGATCGCGAGACGGGCGTCCGGGGCGTGTTGCGAGGGATTGAGGCGGCCACGGGGCGGACCGGCCGGGACGGGCTGTTTCCGGTTAAACTGTCCGTGGACATCGACTGCGGCACTCCGGACGTCAATGGGACCCTGACCCTGGAGGGGCGGGCCTCTTTCGATCCGGCGAATCTCCGGTGCAGACTCGCGGGCATGCGCGCGTCGGTCAAGGCCTCGGGGGCTTTTCTCCCCGGCGGGGCGGTGCACGGAAATTTGACTCTGCGGTCCCTGACCGTGGATTTCAACAGGGCCGAGGCCCGGTTTGCGGGATTGGAAGGGACGGCCTACGGGGCCACCCTCCTTGCGGATGGCGCGGTCCGGGGGGAGGGCCATGGGCTCGGGATGGCCTCGGCCGATTTGACCCTGCGGCCGACCGACCTGCGCAAGGTCTTCGCCGGCCTGGGCGTTCCGCTCCCGGACACCGCCGATCCCCAGGCCCTGACCGAGGTGGGCGGCACGGCCAAGGTGGAGTTCAAGCCCGGACGGTTGACCGTGGAGAACGGAGAATTGTCCGTGGACGGCTGTCGCGTCACGGGCAGGGGGGTGGTGGAGCGCGGCGGCGCATGGCCCCGGTTCACGGTGCAATTGGAGGCGGGTGAAGTGGACGTGGACCGTTACCTGCCGCTCGGGCGCGCCGTGGGCGGTGCGTCCCGGGCATGGACCAGGGGCGAATTGCCGGACGGCGCGGTCCTGCCCGCCGAGATCCTCCGGCGGCTGGATTTCGACCTGGACGTCAAGGCGGCCGGGCTCTCCCTTGGCGGGGCGCGGTTCACCAATGTGGCCGCGTCGGCCGTCTGCAGGGCCGGCCTGCTGACCGTTGATCCTCTTTCCGCCGAGGGCTACGGCGGCGTCGTGCGGGTTGCGGGCAATGTTGATGTCCAGCAGGGCGAGCCTGTGGTCAGGATTCGTTCGACGGCGGCCCACCTGGACGTCGGCGGGCTGGCCCGGGACGTGACCGGCGGGGCCGAATACGCCGGAATCCTGGATTGCGCCGCCGACCTGAACGGCCGGGGCGAGCGCGCGCCCGAACTGCTCGGCACCTTGGGCGGCGAGCTCTCCTTCAAGTTGTCCGACGGCGTGTTCCCGGGCGTGGACCTGGTACGCATGGCCCGGACCACCCATTCGGCCAAGGGGCGGGACACGGTGGAATCCACGCGGACCGACGCCACCCGGTTCGGCTCCATCGCCGGGACCGCGACCGTCAAGGACGGCATCGTCTCCAACAAGGACCTGGAGGTCAAGGCCCCGGGGCTGCGCGCGGACGGGCATGGCGCATTCTCCCTGGTCACCCGGAAGATAGATTACATGGTCAAGGCCAAGTTGGTGCCCACGGGCGAAGGACAGGGCGGCAAGTCATCCGGCGAGTTGTTCGGGATTATGGTTCCCATCCACGTCACCGGGACCATTGATGAACCGCATTACTGGGTTTCTGTCCAGGAGTACGCCAAGGCCCTGGGCGGGGCGGTGATCGACACTGTGGGCACGGTCCTCGGCGGGGTCGGCAGCGTGGTCAGGGGCGTGGGGTCGGCGATTGGGGGCGGGACTACGTCGGAAGAGCCCGGACGAAAGAAATTTCTCGGGATATTCTAG